In Amblyraja radiata isolate CabotCenter1 chromosome 10, sAmbRad1.1.pri, whole genome shotgun sequence, one DNA window encodes the following:
- the LOC116977508 gene encoding regulator of G-protein signaling 5-like, with protein sequence MQSSLILLQSNHSLSKREYRHKQEGMPANMNKQSFIKGLKNRCSHLLRHPKATTETSQLVKVKPRGPKLLLNPTREEALKWAESLDDLLSHKYGLIAFKNFLKSEYNDENIDFWLACEDYKKIISPTKRAAKAKKIFSDFVEPMSPKELNLDFYTKDKITQDLQHASCSCFEAAQKKVYALMENNCYARFLQSDLYQNILNNSQDHQQT encoded by the exons ATGCAAAGTTCACTGATTCTACTGCAGTCGAATCATTCTCTGAGCAAGAGAGAATACCGCCACAAACAGGAAGGGATGCCAGCCAACATGAACAAGCAGAGCTT CATTAAAGGGTTGAAGAACCGGTGCTCCCATCTCCTCCGGCACCCAAAGGCAACCACTGAAACTTCTCAACTCGTGAAGGTCAAACCAAGAGGACCTAAGCTCCTTCTAAA TCCCACCCGTGAGGAAGCATTGAAATGGGCTGAATCTCTGGATGACCTTCTGAGCCACAAAT ACGGCCTGATTGCCTTCAAAAATTTCCTGAAATCAGAGTACAATGATGAGAACATCGACTTCTGGCTAGCTTGTGAAGATTACAAGAAGATCATTTCGCCCACCAAACGGGCCGCCAAAGCAAAGAAGATCTTCTCTGATTTTGTTGAACCAATGTCTCCTAAAGAG TTGAATTTGGATTTCTACACCAAAGATAAGATCACCCAAGACCTTCAACATGCAAGCTGCTCCTGCTTTGAGGCTGCACAGAAGAAGGTCTACGCCTTGATGGAGAATAACTGCTACGCAaggtttcttcagtctgatctcTATCAGAACATACTCAACAACTCTCAAGATCATCAGCAAACATGA